DNA sequence from the Bacteroidota bacterium genome:
GAAATTCGGAGGCATCTTTTCGTTTACCAAACAATTCAATGTTGGCACCCATTGATCTGGCTTTAGGCTTTTCATTAAAATCTGTGCGATGTTTAACATGAGATTCTGAAAAGCGATTGGGGATAAGTACTTCTATTTTTTTTCCCAATAACTCACCCTTACTATAACCAAATAAACGCTCTGCACTTGGATTTATCCTGATGATCTCGGCCGCCTGATTGGTTATCAATATGCCCTCTGTCGCAAATTCAAATAATGCATCCAAACTTCCATTGTTTTCCATTGCATCAAATATGACAGGTTACGCCATAAAGATACAATCCATTTCCAAAAATAAGGCATGATTTCGGCACAAAACATGATAAAAATCATATCGAACGGCTGAGTTAAATCATTTTAATTTTTTTAAGCGAATCGTTCCTTTGTAAAAAACAAATACTATGAACTCGTCAAACGAAAATAAAAAGATGGAAAAAAATGCATTAACTGTATTTTTATCACTGGCAGGGATTATTTATACTTATGGCTTATGGATCAGCTTTTCTACCGGACATATGCTGGCCGGCGGACTTTTGATAGCTACGATTATTTTA
Encoded proteins:
- a CDS encoding PAS domain S-box protein, which gives rise to MENNGSLDALFEFATEGILITNQAAEIIRINPSAERLFGYSKGELLGKKIEVLIPNRFSESHVKHRTDFNEKPKARSMGANIELFGKRKDASEF